Proteins co-encoded in one Zygotorulaspora mrakii chromosome 5, complete sequence genomic window:
- the CMR1 gene encoding Cmr1p (similar to Saccharomyces cerevisiae YDL156W; ancestral locus Anc_7.333) gives MSDLTEFQKRRLENIKRNNELLKKLNLSGAATQIKREAGVNEDDKVRKKKTPRKSSNKRTASSKPVRLPTRRSSRLRGEAAEGNGVPNLSDTELMKKQYSPDNELLDDIKETKIIGDVKLSDLIKSEHEDDLLNKFKLYADKKFSSGDFFQEIRKHKGEAKPELEQQQKEFDLQMYEVFQPNEIKITKDRISAMYIHPIVDKKLIIGGDTGGNLGFWNVRDEPLAENGADDLVEPDITRVQLFNKNVSTIDCFPSDSSKILTSSYDGFVRSIDLNNLKSRELLQLKNEYDESLGVSKCQFSHEDTNVLFLSTLDGEFSTLDLRAKSPGCSLRRLSDKKIGSFCINPNRPFEIATGSLDRTLRLWDVRKLVEKPEWSQYTDLPSYKLVSTYDSRLSVSAVSYSPTDNTLVCNGYDDTIRLFDVKNDHMPEVLEPNLTLKHNCQSGRWTSILKSIFKPNKNVFAIANMKRAIDIYNSDGEQLAHMQTATVPAVLAWHPLQNWIAGGNSSGKVFLFTDEKGTEYS, from the coding sequence ATGAGTGACCTCACGGAATTTCAAAAGCGAAGGCTTGAGAATATCAAGAGGAATAATGAGCTTCTTAAGAAATTGAACCTTAGTGGTGCGGCGACACAAATAAAAAGGGAAGCAGGTGTCAACGAAGATGATAAAGTtaggaaaaagaaaacaccTCGCAAAAGCAGTAACAAGAGGACAGCATCTTCAAAACCAGTAAGACTTCCCACCAGACGTTCAAGTCGACTGAGAGGTGAAGCCGCTGAAGGAAATGGTGTTCCTAACCTAAGTGATACCGAATTAATGAAGAAGCAATATTCGCCGGACAATGAATTGTTGGATGACATTAAAGAAACCAAAATAATTGGAGATGTCAAACTCAGCGACTTGATAAAATCTGAACATGAAGATGACTTATTGAACAAGTTTAAGCTTTATGCGGATAAAAAATTCTCGTCTGGGGATTTCTTTCAGGAGATTAGAAAGCACAAAGGTGAGGCAAAACCTGAATTAGAACAACAACAGAAGGAATTTGATCTACAAATGTATGAGGTTTTTCAACCAAATGAGATTAAAATCACGAAAGATAGAATTAGTGCAATGTATATACATCCAATTGTGGATAAAAAATTAATAATTGGTGGTGACACAGGTGGTAATTTAGGTTTTTGGAATGTGAGAGACGAACCTCTTGCCGAAAATGGTGCTGATGATCTGGTCGAACCGGATATCACCAGGGTGCAGCTATTCAACAAGAATGTCAGTACTATTGATTGTTTTCCTTCTGATTCTTCTAAAATTTTAACATCTTCATACGACGGCTTTGTCAGATCAATTGACCTTAATAACCTGAAAAGTAGAGAACTACTGCaactcaaaaatgaatacgATGAATCACTGGGGGTAAGTAAGTGTCAGTTTAGCCATGAAGACACCaatgttttgtttttgtcaACCTTAGATGGCGAGTTTTCTACACTAGACCTTCGAGCAAAATCTCCAGGATGCAGTTTACGAAGATTgtctgataaaaaaatcgGTTCATTTTGCATCAATCCAAATAGGCCCTTTGAAATAGCAACAGGCTCGCTGGATAGAACCCTTAGACTATGGGATGTCAGAAAATTGGTTGAGAAACCAGAATGGTCCCAATACACAGACCTGCCCAGCTATAAACTTGTCTCTACCTATGACTCTCGTCTAAGTGTTTCTGCAGTTTCTTACTCACCTACAGACAACACCCTAGTATGTAACGGATACGATGACACAATAAGACTATTTGATGTCAAAAACGACCACATGCCTGAGGTTTTAGAACCAAATCTAACTTTGAAGCACAACTGTCAAAGTGGCCGATGGACCAGTATTTTGAAGTCTATTTTCAAACCCAATAAAAACGTTTTTGCCATCGCAAACATGAAAAGGGCtatagatatatataataGCGATGGTGAACAATTGGCACACATGCAAACGGCAACTGTGCCTGCAGTCCTAGCATGGCATCCATTACAGAACTGGATCGCTGGTGGGAATTCTAGTGGTAAAGTATTTCTGTTTACAGACGAAAAAGGCACGGAGTATAGCTAA
- the DMO2 gene encoding Dmo2p (similar to Saccharomyces cerevisiae YDL157C; ancestral locus Anc_7.334), with protein MSSNILAVFNPPPQRTLNHEETMDCVPCQVMSTMFAVGFGGYLAAGQPFKFSERERLKGLTLEEFQKRNPKWWVNGLRGFGGALVIFGLVRGTEGWLWNPRKEYKKF; from the coding sequence ATGTCAAGCAATATTCTAGCTGTGTTCAATCCTCCACCTCAGCGCACATTAAACCATGAAGAAACTATGGACTGTGTGCCTTGTCAGGTAATGAGCACCATGTTCGCTGTTGGATTTGGTGGGTACCTCGCTGCTGGACAACCATTCAAATTTAGTGAGCGAGAGCGGTTAAAAGGTTTGACGTTGGaggaatttcaaaaacgCAATCCAAAATGGTGGGTAAATGGCTTGCGTGGTTTTGGCGGTGCACTTGTAATATTTGGGCTAGTGCGAGGTACGGAAGGCTGGCTCTGGAACCCAAGAAAGGAGtataaaaaattctga
- the STE7 gene encoding mitogen-activated protein kinase kinase STE7 (similar to Saccharomyces cerevisiae STE7 (YDL159W); ancestral locus Anc_7.335) — translation MNLGGTPSLFKGNSLQKKRNFKQLSLPGSSPLGQYADEGQINNAVTVDEPGSSGFPHLRVNLTPVQRNDGGHLQIRRGFKGKLELEKNAVVEANQEIGLRSNVGIEMERQTFVVSSPTNSSPSTSTSLTHVFTPMDDDLKYSQSAKNSGNGDNGLTHSSLFQNGETHSIENSIKLEDLVQLGKIGSGNSGTVIKALYVPESKIIAKKVIPVENNNSLVVNQLVRELTIMKSVHSHGNIVSFYGAYYSQSTGNEIIILMEYMNCGSLDKILSVYKRFYERRMIRADDIWFNELVISKISFAVLSGLSYLYEKYKIIHRDIKPSNVLINSKGQVKICDFGVSKKLINSIADTFVGTSTYMSPERIQGNVYSTKGDVWSLGLMIIELVTAEFPLGGHNDTPNGILDLLQRIVNEPSPSLPTGGDYCFSVEMIDFVNRCCVKNERERSSINELLCHDFISVHKKQGKEFRHWCKKVKVNLKEDKQIRREENERAKLEKTQLEKAAHAAAARRC, via the coding sequence ATGAATCTTGGTGGGACCCCTAGTCTGTTCAAGGGTAACTCGTTgcagaagaaaaggaatttCAAACAGCTTAGTCTACCGGGAAGCTCGCCCCTTGGACAGTACGCAGACGAGGGCCAGATTAATAATGCTGTGACAGTTGATGAGCCCGGTAGCAGTGGCTTTCCACATTTGAGGGTCAATTTGACTCCGGTGCAGCGCAACGATGGTGGTCACTTACAAATACGAAGGGGGTTTAAAGGTAAATTGGAATTGGAGAAAAATGCTGTTGTCGAGGCGAATCAGGAAATTGGCCTTCGAAGCAATGTTGGAATTGAAATGGAGCGGCAGACATTCGTCGTGAGCAGTCCGACAAACTCCTCACCCTCAACTTCTACTAGTTTGACGCACGTTTTCACACCGATGGACGATGATTTAAAGTATTCACAAAGCGCGAAGAATAGCGGCAATGGTGATAACGGACTGACCCAttcttcactttttcaaaatggcGAAActcattcaattgaaaattcgATAAAGCTTGAAGACCTCGTTCAATTGGGGAAAATAGGTTCCGGTAACTCGGGTACCGTTATTAAAGCTCTGTACGTACCGGAGTCTAAGATTATAGCGAAAAAGGTAATTCCTGTAGAAAATAACAATAGCCTCGTGGTAAATCAATTAGTTAGGGAATTGACTATAATGAAAAGTGTCCATTCGCATGGGAATATCGTTTCATTTTACGGAGCGTACTATTCACAGTCAACAGGTAACGAAATTATTATATTGATGGAATATATGAATTGCGGATCTTTGGACAAAATTCTATCGGTTTATAAGAGATTTTACGAGCGCAGGATGATACGAGCAGATGATATATGGTTCAATGAATTGGTTATTTCTAAAATCTCTTTTGCAGTGTTGAGCGGGCTTTCTTATttatatgaaaaatacaaaattaTACATCGAGATATCAAACCATCGAACGTACTAATCAATAGTAAAGGTCAAGTTAAGATTTGTGACTTTGGCGTGTCAAAAAAACTAATAAATTCCATCGCTGATACTTTTGTAGGCACATCTACCTACATGTCACCGGAACGTATCCAGGGAAATGTGTATTCTACAAAGGGTGATGTATGGTCCTTGGGTCTAATGATCATAGAGCTGGTGACAGCAGAGTTTCCTCTAGGGGGCCACAATGATACACCGAATGGTATCTTGGATCTGTTGCAAAGAATTGTGAATGAACCTTCGCCGTCACTCCCCACTGGTGGTGATTATTGTTTTTCTGTCGAAATGATAGACTTTGTTAATAGATGTTGTgttaaaaatgaaagagagaGGTCATCCATTAATGAATTGCTCTGTCATGACTTCATCTCGGTACATAAGAAGCAGGGCAAGGAATTCAGGCATTGGTGTAAAAAGGTGAAAgtaaatttgaaggaagaTAAGCAAATTAGACGCGAAGAAAATGAGCGTGCTAAACTGGAAAAGACTCAGCTGGAGAAGGCTGCTCATGCCGCTGCAGCAAGAAGATGTTAG